TTCTCAAATTGCAAAAGAACTTGAATTACCAAGAGAAGAAGTTGTATTTGCACTAGATGCGATACAAGATCCAGTATCATTGTTTGAACCAATATATCATGATGGAGGAGATGCAATATATGTAATGGATCAAATAAGTGATTCACAAAATACAGATGAACATTGGCTTGAGAATATATCTATAAAGGAAGCGATGAAGAAGCTCACTGATAGAGAAAAATTAATATTAAATTTAAGGTTTTTCAATGGAAGGACTCAAATGGAGGTAGCTGATGAAATTGGAATTTCGCAAGCACAAGTTTCTAGATTAGAAAAGACAGCATTAAAGCATATGAGAAAGCATATATAAATAATTTAATTATGGGGGAGAATTATGGAAAATGAATTACATTCACTTAATGCTATGAGAAATATGGAAGTAATAGATATAATGACTGGAGCAAAAATTGGTTTTATAAAAGATTTTAAAATAGATTGTGATGCAAACAAGATTATTGCACTAATTTTACCAGGAGAAATGAAATCGTGGTTTGCGAAGGACGATGAAAAAGAAATCTATTGGAATGAAATTGTGAAAATAGGAACTGATGTAATATTGGTAAAAATAAATGATAAAGTAAATGCAAGTAATGTATAGTCAGATTTTTAAAATATATGTATAATAAGAGAAGGAGTTGATATAGGAAAGCTAAGAGGTGACTGAAAAGTATGAAATGTCCATATTGTGGTTTTGAAGAAAGTAAAGTTGTTGATTCAAGAGCAGCAGAAGATAATACATCTATTAGAAGAAGGCGTGAGTGCTTGCAATGTACTAAACGTTATACAACATATGAAAAAATAGAAGATTTACCGATTTTAGTGATAAAAAAAGATTTTACTAGAGAAAATTTTAATAAAGAAAAAATAATTAATGGACTAATCATTGCATGCCAAAAACGACCTGTATCTAGGAAACAAATTGAAGATATAGCAGCTGATATTGAAAAAACTGTTTCTAATAGTATGCTTACAGAAGTTCCAACAAATGATATAGGTGAAATGGTTATGGCTAGATTGAAAGAAATAGATGAAATATCATATGTAAGATTTGCATCAGTTTATAGGCAATTTAAGGATATTAATACTTTCCTAGATGAGATAAAGAATCTTATAAAATAAACTATTTGAATTTAAGGGTGTTGAAAAATTTCAATATCCTTTTTTGCATTCAAGTGGATAGTTTAGATTATTAGCTTCATTGAAGGAATGTTATATATAGGTTAAACTTTGGTAAATAAAGATGATAAATAGCATTTATAATGTTAAAATTAAGTAAGAATTAATATATAAAATTACAGTATATTTTAGATAAAAGGTGTAAGTTATTGTTTTAAGGTTATGATTATGTTATAAGTAATATAAAAATGCGGAGGAATATAGTGAATACATTAGAATTAAAAGAATTATATATAAAAGAAGATTTTGCAATATTAGATAATGATAAATCAATAGTAGCATTTACTAATGCAGAGAAAGAGAGAAGTTTTAATAGAAATACGGAAGATGGGGTAAGTGAAATTAATTCTTTAAAAAAAGAATTTGCTGCAGATGATGTTATATATCTAAAACAAATCCATAGTGATAAAATATTAAAATATGAAAATAATGCTTCTTATATTAAGAATGAAGAGGGAGATGCAATAATAACAAATCAAAAAAATATTATTATTGGCGTATTTACGGCTGATTGTGTTCCGATTATATTAGTAGATGAAGTGGATGGAGTAATAGCGGCTATACATAGCGGTTGGAGAGGAACTTTTGAATCAATAACATTAAAAACAATAATGAAAATGAAAGCTGAATTTAATATTAAAGTTGATAATTTAAGGGCATATATAGGACCGCATATTAGAAAGTGTTGCTACGAAGTTTCAGAGGATTTAAAAAAGGACTTTATTAATAAAAAAAGTACAATAAGAGAAGAGGATCTATTTGAAGGAAGAAATTTAAATTTGGAAGCTTGTATATTAGAAGATTTAAAAGAAGCTGGTGTAAAGGCATGCAATATAAACAGTTTGAATTTATGTACTTATTGTAGTGATGAGATTAAATTACATTCATATAGAAAATCAAACGGAACATATGGTAGAATGTTTTCATTTGCTATGTTGCGTTAAGGGGGAGTAAATTATGGCAAAAGAAAAAATATTAATAGTTGATGATGAAGAACATATAGTTGAATTATTAAAATTTAATTTATTAAATGCAGGATACAATGTGTTTACTGCTAATAATGGGATAGATGCAGTAAAAATTGCTAAATCAGAAAAACCTAACTTATTATTGCTTGATTTAATGCTTCCGGGTATAGATGGATTTGATGTTTGTAAAGAAATAAAAAGAGATAATGAAATGAAAAAGACATCAATAATTATGCTGACAGCAAAGGGTGAAGAATTGGACAAAATACTTGGATTAGAACTTGGAGCAGATGATTATATTACGAAACCATTCTCAGTTAGGGAGCTGCTTGCAAGAGTAAAGGCAGTTTTGAGGAGAACAAATTCATTTGAAGAAATTGAAGAAGATTCTTATAACTCAGAAAATCTTAAAGTAGACTTTGAACGTCATGAAGTATATGTTAATGATGAAAAGGTAGACTTAACTTTAAAAGAATTCGAACTTTTACAAATATTAATAAAAAATAAAGGGAAAATTTTAAAGAGAGAAACCTTGTTGGATAAGATTTGGGGATATGAATATATAGGAGAAACAAGAACTGTGGATGTTCATATAAGATATCTTAGAAAAAAAATAGAAGAAGATGATAAGAATCCGAGATTCATTGAAACTATAAGAGGAGTAGGGTATAGATTTAACCCAGCAGAATAGTAAAATGAAAAATAAAATATTAACTTCAGTTATGATAACAGTCTTGTTTGCAATAATAATTGTAGTATCTTCTTTTATGATAATAACAAATTTAGAACAGGAAAAATTTACAACAGAAGAACTTAGGAATATTAATTATTTAGTATCAGAATTAAATAATGTTACAGATATTAGTAATAACAATTATGAAGCAATAAGAGAATTAAATACAACAAAAATAAATGGAATAGACGTAAGATTTACTCTTATTGATAATAATGGTGTTGTTTTATATGATAATGAGCAGTTAAGTGGTGAAAATCATAAAGATAGAGTAGAGGTCAAAGAAGCATTGGCTAATGGGCAAGGATATTCAAAACGATATAGTGACACTATAAAAGCATACTTAATTTACTATGCAACTAAGTTAAAAAATAATTATGTAATTAGAAGTTCGGTCAGTATAAATACAATTACCTTATTACAAAAAGAAAATATAAAATATTGTTTAGGAATATTAGCATTAGTCATTCCTTTTTCTGTATTTTTATCGCTAAGATTAGTTAAAAAGATTGTTGATCCAGTAAAAGAATTAGAAAGTGTAACCTTAAAGATGGCTCATGGGGATTATGAAATTCGTGCAGATATTAATACTAATGATGAACTTGGAACTTTAGGAAACAGTTTTAATAATATGGCGGAACAATTACAATTGAAAATTCATGAAGTTATTGATAACCAAAATAAAATAGAATCTATTTTTAAGAGCATGGAAAGTGGAGTTATAGCAGTAGATA
The window above is part of the Clostridium saccharoperbutylacetonicum N1-4(HMT) genome. Proteins encoded here:
- a CDS encoding YlmC/YmxH family sporulation protein; this encodes MENELHSLNAMRNMEVIDIMTGAKIGFIKDFKIDCDANKIIALILPGEMKSWFAKDDEKEIYWNEIVKIGTDVILVKINDKVNASNV
- the nrdR gene encoding transcriptional regulator NrdR, whose amino-acid sequence is MKCPYCGFEESKVVDSRAAEDNTSIRRRRECLQCTKRYTTYEKIEDLPILVIKKDFTRENFNKEKIINGLIIACQKRPVSRKQIEDIAADIEKTVSNSMLTEVPTNDIGEMVMARLKEIDEISYVRFASVYRQFKDINTFLDEIKNLIK
- the pgeF gene encoding peptidoglycan editing factor PgeF, with the protein product MNTLELKELYIKEDFAILDNDKSIVAFTNAEKERSFNRNTEDGVSEINSLKKEFAADDVIYLKQIHSDKILKYENNASYIKNEEGDAIITNQKNIIIGVFTADCVPIILVDEVDGVIAAIHSGWRGTFESITLKTIMKMKAEFNIKVDNLRAYIGPHIRKCCYEVSEDLKKDFINKKSTIREEDLFEGRNLNLEACILEDLKEAGVKACNINSLNLCTYCSDEIKLHSYRKSNGTYGRMFSFAMLR
- a CDS encoding winged helix-turn-helix domain-containing protein produces the protein MAKEKILIVDDEEHIVELLKFNLLNAGYNVFTANNGIDAVKIAKSEKPNLLLLDLMLPGIDGFDVCKEIKRDNEMKKTSIIMLTAKGEELDKILGLELGADDYITKPFSVRELLARVKAVLRRTNSFEEIEEDSYNSENLKVDFERHEVYVNDEKVDLTLKEFELLQILIKNKGKILKRETLLDKIWGYEYIGETRTVDVHIRYLRKKIEEDDKNPRFIETIRGVGYRFNPAE